One Mycolicibacterium crocinum DNA window includes the following coding sequences:
- a CDS encoding cutinase family protein → MSVLLVGPVAPPSAAAADCADAEVVFARGTDEPAGMGRVGDALVDALRKQAPGMNIDTYAVNYKASKLQLHGGDGANDVISHVKQTVSSCPDTKIVLGGFSQGASVIDIVAGVPVGGIPWGSSLPPEYAKNIAAVATFGNVATRTNQALPTTSALLGAKAIDLCNPADPICHAGPGNEWSGHTEGYVPGYTNQAAAFVAAKLLAGMTQHLPDYGSLPGYGPTSPYGPDSSMSGSPPGYGPDTSLHGTQPQYPAETPSYVPQTTAPGPTTVAPSSPSTSGLV, encoded by the coding sequence ATGAGCGTGCTGCTCGTCGGTCCCGTCGCGCCGCCGTCAGCGGCGGCCGCCGACTGCGCCGACGCCGAGGTGGTCTTCGCGCGCGGCACCGACGAGCCGGCGGGGATGGGCCGGGTCGGTGATGCGCTCGTTGACGCGCTGCGCAAGCAGGCCCCCGGCATGAACATCGACACCTACGCGGTCAACTACAAGGCCAGCAAGCTGCAGCTACACGGCGGTGACGGTGCCAACGACGTCATCTCCCACGTCAAGCAGACCGTGTCCTCGTGCCCCGACACCAAGATCGTCCTGGGCGGCTTCTCGCAGGGCGCCAGCGTCATCGACATCGTGGCCGGCGTGCCCGTGGGCGGCATCCCGTGGGGCAGTTCGTTGCCGCCGGAATACGCGAAGAACATCGCGGCGGTCGCCACCTTCGGCAATGTGGCTACCCGCACCAACCAAGCGCTGCCGACGACAAGCGCACTGCTCGGCGCCAAAGCCATCGACCTGTGCAATCCCGCCGACCCGATCTGCCACGCCGGACCGGGTAATGAATGGAGCGGACACACCGAGGGCTACGTCCCGGGCTACACCAACCAGGCAGCGGCGTTCGTCGCGGCCAAGCTGCTGGCCGGGATGACCCAGCACCTGCCCGACTACGGGTCACTCCCCGGATACGGCCCGACATCTCCCTACGGACCGGACTCGTCGATGTCGGGGTCGCCGCCCGGATACGGACCAGACACGTCGCTGCACGGCACGCAGCCGCAGTACCCCGCGGAGACGCCGAGCTACGTTCCCCAGACGACCGCGCCGGGCCCGACGACGGTCGCACCGAGTTCGCCGTCGACCAGCGGGCTGGTCTAG
- a CDS encoding ANTAR domain-containing response regulator produces the protein MEHSDPRVENSIPAEPLDGVDAEQAAEIVIEAATRNAMSASQLASLLVDAGRSVTDEDDLLTMLQGVASIAQEAIEGADCTGITIDLGGLTYTAVHTDERTLRIDSEQYDAGEGPCLHASRTRTVVQLDSEEAMAAWPDFASAARDEGVHSFLAAPLFTEDLTLGSFNLYGRSFHAFDGLDAEILELLTKAVSRAIGDFARYKSARDTAESIQRVLQSRAPIEQAKGVLMAMHGIDADAAFDVLRKQSQATNVPVRVLAVEFLEQVAGSNGN, from the coding sequence ATGGAGCACAGCGACCCGCGCGTCGAGAACTCCATCCCGGCCGAGCCGCTGGATGGAGTCGACGCTGAGCAGGCGGCCGAAATCGTCATTGAGGCTGCCACCCGCAACGCCATGTCGGCATCTCAATTGGCGAGCCTGCTGGTCGACGCCGGTCGCAGCGTCACCGACGAAGACGACCTGTTGACGATGCTTCAGGGGGTTGCCTCGATCGCCCAGGAAGCCATCGAGGGGGCTGACTGCACCGGAATCACGATCGACCTCGGCGGCCTGACCTATACCGCCGTACACACCGACGAGCGGACGCTACGGATCGACAGTGAGCAGTACGACGCCGGTGAAGGTCCTTGCCTGCATGCTTCGCGCACCCGCACCGTCGTGCAACTCGACTCCGAAGAGGCCATGGCCGCCTGGCCTGACTTCGCGTCCGCTGCGCGTGACGAGGGCGTCCACAGCTTCCTGGCCGCGCCCCTGTTCACCGAGGATCTGACGCTCGGCTCATTCAACTTGTACGGCAGGTCATTTCACGCCTTCGACGGCCTCGACGCCGAGATCCTCGAACTGTTGACCAAAGCGGTCTCCCGGGCGATCGGCGACTTCGCCCGCTACAAGTCCGCCCGCGACACCGCGGAGTCGATCCAACGGGTGCTGCAGAGCCGGGCCCCGATCGAACAGGCCAAGGGTGTGCTGATGGCCATGCACGGCATCGACGCCGACGCGGCGTTCGACGTACTGCGAAAGCAGAGTCAGGCGACGAACGTGCCTGTGCGGGTCCTCGCCGTGGAGTTCTTGGAGCAGGTGGCCGGCAGCAACGGCAACTAG
- a CDS encoding DUF4070 domain-containing protein, with protein sequence MASSAVYLYESDSEQTTMANIVLVNPRFEVSYWGLEHALPLLGKKCNVPTACLPLLAALTPPEHQVTLVDENVEDIDFDKLAQADIVGLTGMIVQRQRMREILSELKARGVFVVVGGPWISVQEDYFDGLADAIFVGEAETTWPQFLDDWQHGRHQYRYEQAERTDMTTVPVPRYDLLKTKNYVFGSVQFSRGCPFQCEFCDIIVTFGRKPRLKTSAQVIAELEAMRTAGLSIGFIVDDNLIGNKAAVKVLLQDVHAWQEREGYPLQFFTEASLNLAEDDELMALMVAANVTVVFIGIESPNEDSLKEAKKYQNVKKGGTIVDRVRKVQDAGLEVWCGMIVGFDNDDTRIFKEQAEFINETDIMHAMVGMLAAIPKTPLHARLKDERRLDHDDEQTFGTNVIPLNMSRDELRDGYIGLMRDLYDPDSYFDRLESLYVTREFDFGRARNAYLRQRPWRRLKAQLFDGARAFGLFLLLMKNVPDTHLRQVYRRRMWKMLRSRPDPGVLFVSVVKCATHYHHYTMSREMSERRTLVNTF encoded by the coding sequence TTGGCAAGCAGCGCCGTCTACCTCTACGAGTCCGATTCGGAGCAGACGACTATGGCCAATATCGTCCTCGTCAACCCGCGGTTCGAGGTGTCGTACTGGGGCTTGGAACATGCCCTTCCGCTACTGGGCAAGAAGTGCAACGTCCCAACCGCCTGCCTGCCGCTGCTGGCCGCGCTGACGCCGCCCGAGCATCAGGTCACCCTCGTCGACGAGAACGTCGAGGACATCGACTTCGACAAGCTGGCCCAGGCCGACATCGTCGGGCTCACCGGCATGATCGTCCAGCGGCAGCGCATGCGCGAAATCCTCAGCGAACTCAAAGCCCGCGGTGTGTTCGTCGTCGTCGGCGGTCCGTGGATCAGCGTGCAGGAGGACTACTTCGACGGTCTTGCCGACGCGATCTTCGTCGGCGAAGCCGAGACCACCTGGCCACAATTCCTCGACGATTGGCAGCACGGCCGCCACCAATACCGCTACGAGCAGGCCGAGCGCACCGATATGACAACCGTGCCGGTACCGCGCTACGACTTGCTGAAGACCAAGAACTACGTCTTCGGCAGCGTCCAGTTCAGCCGCGGCTGTCCGTTCCAATGCGAGTTCTGCGACATCATCGTCACCTTCGGCCGCAAGCCGAGGCTCAAGACCAGTGCACAGGTGATCGCCGAGCTCGAAGCGATGCGCACGGCGGGCCTGTCCATCGGCTTCATCGTCGACGACAACCTGATCGGCAACAAAGCCGCGGTCAAGGTGCTACTGCAGGATGTCCATGCCTGGCAGGAGCGGGAGGGATACCCGCTGCAGTTCTTCACCGAGGCATCGTTGAACCTCGCCGAGGACGACGAGCTGATGGCGCTAATGGTCGCCGCCAACGTCACGGTGGTCTTCATCGGGATCGAAAGCCCGAACGAGGATTCATTGAAAGAGGCGAAGAAATACCAGAACGTGAAGAAGGGCGGCACGATCGTCGATCGGGTCCGCAAGGTGCAAGACGCCGGCCTGGAGGTCTGGTGCGGCATGATCGTCGGTTTCGACAACGACGACACCCGAATCTTCAAAGAACAAGCCGAATTCATCAACGAGACCGACATCATGCACGCCATGGTCGGCATGCTCGCCGCCATCCCCAAGACGCCGCTGCACGCCCGTCTGAAGGACGAGCGGCGACTTGATCACGACGATGAGCAGACCTTCGGCACAAACGTGATTCCGCTCAACATGAGCCGAGATGAGCTGCGCGACGGGTATATCGGTCTGATGCGCGACCTCTATGATCCCGACTCCTATTTCGATCGGCTCGAAAGCCTCTACGTCACACGCGAATTCGACTTCGGGCGGGCGCGCAACGCGTACTTGCGGCAGCGGCCATGGCGCCGGCTGAAGGCCCAGTTGTTCGACGGCGCACGGGCATTCGGTCTGTTCCTGCTACTGATGAAGAACGTGCCCGACACACACCTGCGTCAGGTCTACCGCCGTCGGATGTGGAAGATGCTGCGCAGCCGGCCGGACCCGGGCGTCCTGTTCGTCAGCGTGGTGAAATGCGCGACGCACTACCACCACTACACGATGTCGCGCGAGATGTCCGAGCGTCGAACGTTGGTCAACACCTTCTAG
- a CDS encoding DUF4185 domain-containing protein, producing the protein MSPRPRIPSLSLASTLVVGLCAATGVAPPAAADPCEGASAAAQPAANQAFQIPQPSAIAPFDRPIGHKPVGTNDQAPLPTLGKMLINAFMPNAGKVQKQAAVAPTPKPAPAAPQPAPAAAQPAPSTAPPGTSVVGWVTGPDSPNQTIQKFAITGTDLGIMWDNGDPTHRQVLLAFGDTNGFCMIPGKQWRYNTLMRSTDGSLANTVAVPDGAVGNKYSGSPVWRPGIAKQVINSINGAPQETGIIPTSGVAVGPNQFLNFMSIKSWDNYGAWTTNYSAIATSTDNGETWGVYPGTVRQPSNGNEKFQMGAFLKPGPGDPYIYSFGTPNGRGGSAYVARVSPGLIPDLTKYEYWNSDSNSWVAGSPAAATPVIPGPVGEMSAQFNNYLKQYLVLYCNGNNDVVMRTAPAPQGPWGPEQMLVSSMQIPGGIYAPFLHPWSTGRELYYNLSLWSAYNVMLMHTVLP; encoded by the coding sequence GTGTCGCCGCGTCCCCGCATCCCCTCGCTGTCGCTGGCCTCGACCCTGGTCGTCGGCCTGTGTGCGGCAACCGGTGTCGCGCCGCCTGCGGCCGCCGACCCGTGCGAGGGTGCGTCCGCCGCGGCGCAACCCGCCGCCAATCAGGCCTTTCAGATTCCGCAACCGTCGGCCATAGCGCCCTTCGACCGCCCGATCGGGCACAAGCCCGTCGGCACCAATGACCAAGCGCCGCTGCCGACCTTGGGCAAGATGCTGATCAACGCGTTCATGCCCAACGCCGGCAAGGTGCAGAAGCAGGCGGCGGTCGCGCCGACACCGAAACCCGCACCCGCTGCGCCTCAACCCGCCCCCGCGGCGGCGCAACCGGCGCCGTCGACCGCACCGCCGGGCACCTCCGTCGTCGGCTGGGTGACCGGACCGGACAGTCCCAATCAGACCATTCAGAAGTTCGCCATCACCGGCACCGACCTCGGAATCATGTGGGACAACGGCGATCCCACGCACCGCCAGGTTCTGCTGGCGTTCGGCGACACCAACGGTTTCTGCATGATCCCCGGCAAGCAGTGGCGCTACAACACACTGATGCGGAGCACCGACGGTTCCCTGGCCAACACCGTCGCGGTGCCCGACGGGGCCGTCGGCAACAAGTACTCCGGGTCGCCGGTGTGGCGGCCCGGCATCGCCAAGCAGGTCATCAACAGCATTAACGGCGCGCCGCAGGAAACGGGCATCATCCCGACCTCGGGCGTGGCCGTCGGGCCGAACCAGTTCTTGAACTTCATGTCCATCAAGAGCTGGGACAACTACGGTGCCTGGACCACCAACTACTCGGCGATCGCGACATCGACCGACAACGGCGAGACGTGGGGTGTCTACCCGGGCACGGTTCGTCAGCCGTCCAACGGCAACGAGAAGTTCCAGATGGGCGCCTTCCTCAAGCCCGGCCCGGGTGATCCGTACATCTACTCGTTCGGGACACCCAACGGTCGCGGCGGATCGGCATATGTGGCGCGGGTATCCCCCGGGTTGATTCCCGATCTGACGAAGTACGAGTACTGGAACTCCGACAGCAACTCCTGGGTTGCCGGCAGCCCGGCCGCGGCCACCCCGGTGATCCCCGGCCCGGTCGGCGAGATGTCGGCCCAATTCAACAATTATCTGAAGCAGTACCTGGTGCTGTACTGCAACGGCAACAACGACGTGGTCATGCGGACCGCGCCCGCGCCGCAGGGCCCGTGGGGCCCTGAGCAGATGCTGGTGTCGTCGATGCAGATCCCGGGCGGCATCTATGCGCCGTTCCTGCATCCGTGGTCGACGGGTCGCGAGCTGTACTACAACCTCTCGCTGTGGTCGGCCTACAACGTGATGTTGATGCACACAGTTCTGCCCTAA
- a CDS encoding TetR/AcrR family transcriptional regulator, whose amino-acid sequence MKVTEARTTRRRTNTRARLIEATDELIRASGRTWFSVEEVCRAAGFTRGAFYSSYDTMEDLLFEVYEHQNDALVERLRSTAEPMLQTTGGLQTDSVVRQLLKAGVADQPRIALHAALVARAAHQPEIAHALDAQVERLRDGLQGIFVALIAKTGRTMTVTPEAFTRALMAAQAGASGQFLSDRAATEEVRYLTALAVVEGLSA is encoded by the coding sequence GTGAAGGTCACAGAAGCGCGGACAACCCGCCGGCGCACCAACACCCGGGCCCGGTTGATCGAGGCCACTGACGAGCTCATTCGGGCCAGCGGCCGGACGTGGTTCTCCGTCGAGGAGGTGTGTCGGGCGGCCGGCTTCACCCGTGGGGCCTTCTACTCCAGCTACGACACCATGGAGGACTTACTTTTCGAGGTGTACGAACACCAGAACGATGCCCTCGTCGAGCGATTGCGCAGCACGGCCGAACCAATGCTGCAAACCACCGGCGGTCTCCAGACCGACAGTGTGGTACGGCAATTGCTGAAGGCGGGTGTGGCCGATCAACCGCGGATCGCCCTGCACGCCGCCTTGGTGGCTCGCGCGGCCCATCAGCCTGAGATCGCCCATGCCCTGGACGCCCAAGTCGAACGGTTGCGTGACGGCCTGCAGGGGATATTCGTCGCCCTGATCGCCAAAACCGGCCGGACGATGACCGTTACACCGGAGGCGTTCACCCGCGCGCTGATGGCCGCCCAGGCCGGCGCCTCGGGTCAGTTTCTCAGCGACCGCGCCGCCACCGAGGAAGTTCGCTATCTCACCGCGCTGGCCGTCGTCGAAGGACTATCCGCCTGA
- a CDS encoding alpha/beta hydrolase family esterase, whose amino-acid sequence MLFAVPATQAPAAPDPPGALMFGGLQRTYVVHVPAGLQHPNGLVLNLHGGSQTGRKQSAETNYDAIADQYGWVVAYPNGIDFSWADGRGAAAPDRQGVDDVGFLATLIGRLTHDYGIPPGRVFVTGMSAGGFMANRLACARPDLVAAIAPVSSTLGVNVHCNPSKPVSVLAIHGTADKVVPYKGGRMIGRGGASTVVSAPTMVDRWLAFDRCPPATTTSIDGGKRLAAFGCGDGAEVVFVTIDGWGHTWPSSPVFDASRASAEFFAAHGG is encoded by the coding sequence ATGCTGTTCGCCGTTCCCGCCACGCAGGCTCCGGCCGCTCCCGATCCCCCTGGGGCGCTCATGTTCGGCGGACTGCAGCGGACCTATGTGGTGCATGTGCCTGCCGGGCTGCAGCACCCCAACGGCCTGGTGCTCAACTTGCACGGCGGCAGCCAGACCGGCCGCAAGCAATCCGCGGAGACCAACTACGACGCCATCGCCGACCAGTACGGCTGGGTGGTCGCCTATCCCAACGGCATCGACTTCAGTTGGGCCGACGGGCGCGGCGCAGCGGCCCCGGACCGGCAGGGGGTCGATGACGTCGGCTTCCTGGCAACGCTGATCGGCCGGCTCACCCATGACTACGGCATCCCGCCTGGACGGGTCTTCGTCACCGGGATGTCGGCAGGCGGGTTCATGGCCAACCGGCTGGCATGCGCGCGACCCGATCTGGTGGCCGCGATAGCCCCGGTGTCGAGCACGCTCGGGGTGAATGTCCACTGCAATCCGTCCAAACCCGTGTCGGTGCTGGCGATTCACGGCACAGCTGACAAGGTCGTGCCCTACAAAGGCGGCCGGATGATCGGGCGCGGGGGAGCCAGCACCGTCGTCTCCGCGCCGACGATGGTGGATCGGTGGTTGGCGTTCGACCGCTGCCCGCCGGCGACAACTACATCGATCGATGGCGGAAAACGATTGGCCGCCTTCGGTTGTGGCGATGGTGCCGAAGTCGTGTTCGTCACCATCGACGGGTGGGGCCACACCTGGCCGTCGAGCCCCGTCTTCGATGCGTCACGGGCCAGTGCGGAATTCTTCGCCGCGCACGGCGGCTGA